The following proteins are co-located in the Sphaeramia orbicularis chromosome 24, fSphaOr1.1, whole genome shotgun sequence genome:
- the trib2 gene encoding tribbles homolog 2: MNIQRSNPINISRYGRSRHKAHDFEELSCLRTTESHQSFSPNLGSPSPPETPDSSHCISRIGDYLLLEPLEGDHVFRAAHLHSGEELVCKVFDIGRYQESLAAYFALGQHQHINQILEILLGETRAYVFFERSYGDMHSFVRTCKKLREDEAARLFYQIASAVAHCHDNGLVLRDLKLRKFVFKNEDRNLVKLESLEDTYILDGHDDSLSDKHGCPAYVSPEILNANGSYSGKAADVWSLGVMLYTILVGRYPFHDVEPGSLFSKIRRGHFNIPETLTPKAKCLIRSILRREPAERLTSREILEHPWFTSSGALGGSLVQGRAEREQEQMVPEVNMEEELEQFFS; the protein is encoded by the exons ATGAACATACAGAGGTCAAATCCAATTAACATTTCACGTTATGGGAGATCGCGGCACAAAGCGCACGATTTTGAAGAATTATCTTGTTTAAGGACTACAGAGTCTCATCAGAGTTTCAGTCCCAACCTCGGGTCCCCCAGCCCGCCAGAGACCCCGGACTCCTCGCACTGTATCTCCCGCATCGGGGACTACCTTTTGTTGGAGCCACTGGAGGGAGACCACGTTTTCAGAGCCGCCCACCTGCACAGCGGGGAAGAGCTCGTATGTAAA GTTTTTGACATTGGCCGATACCAGGAGTCACTGGCGGCCTACTTTGCCCTTGGACAGCACCAACATATTAACCAAATTCTGGAGATCTTGCTTGGGGAGACAAGAGCCTATGTGTTCTTTGAGAGGAGCTATGGCGACATGCACTCTTTCGTCCGTACCTGCAAGAAGTTGCGGGAGGACGAGGCTGCCAGACTCTTCTATCAGATAGCCTCGGCTGTAGCACATTGCCACGACAACGGACTGGTCCTCCGTGACCTCAAATTGAGGAAGTTTGTTTTCAAGAATGAGGACAG AAACCTTGTGAAGCTGGAGAGCCTTGAGGACACTTATATCCTGGACGGTCACGATGACTCCTTGTCAGACAAACATGGCTGCCCAGCTTACGTCAGCCCTGAGATCCTCAATGCCAACGGCAGCTATTCGGGGAAGGCAGCAGACGTCTGGAGTCTAGGCGTCATGTTGTACACCATCCTCGTGGGGCGCTACCCATTCCACGACGTTGAACCCGGCTCCCTGTTCAGCAAAATCCGCAGGGGCCACTTCAACATCCCTGAGACACTCACACCTAAGGCCAAGTGCCTGATCCGCTCCATCCTGCGCCGGGAGCCTGCAGAGCGCCTTACGTCTCGGGAGATTCTGGAGCACCCCTGGTTCACCTCATCTGGGGCATTAGGGGGCTCCCTGGTGCAAGGTAGAGCAGAAAGGGAGCAAGAGCAGATGGTGCCTGAGGTCAacatggaggaggagctggagcagTTCTTCAGCTGA